A section of the Sphingomonas ginsenosidivorax genome encodes:
- a CDS encoding amidohydrolase gives MKTTMFLAALMTTAAIPAAAQDLPAADRTALIGAVDANAKPISDTALQIWKYAEMGYLETQSSALLQTRLKAAGFTVKAGVAGEPTAFVASFRTGAGPVIGVLAEYDALPGLSQAAVPVRQPMGGDAGHGCGHNLFGTASTYAAIAVKDWMVKNKVQGEIRVYGTPAEEGGSGKVYMVRDGLFNDVDTVLHWHPGNENSASQAPSLANISGKFRFHGQSSHASGAPEKGRSALDAVEGMDMMVNMMREHIPDHTRIHYVITNGGKAPNVVPDEAEVYYYVRDQDPEIVKSVMERVKKAAQGAAMGTETTVDFEQTGGVYSLLSNEVLMKAMDRGLHAAGGITWTPEETAFATQLQKSMPAGAPPLTSVSQIEPAQLETKAIGGSTDVSDVSWVTPTVGLSTATFVPGSAGHSWQNVAAAGSSIGVKGAIVATKTLALTAAELFRNPAEIAAAKAEFEKRRGPNFTYKAMLGDRKPPLDYRKSPSE, from the coding sequence ATGAAGACGACGATGTTTCTGGCAGCGCTGATGACGACCGCCGCGATCCCCGCGGCGGCGCAGGACCTGCCCGCCGCCGATCGCACCGCGCTGATCGGCGCAGTCGACGCGAACGCCAAGCCGATCTCCGACACCGCGCTGCAGATCTGGAAATATGCCGAGATGGGCTATCTCGAGACGCAGAGCTCGGCGCTGCTCCAGACCCGGTTGAAGGCCGCGGGCTTCACCGTGAAGGCAGGCGTTGCGGGCGAACCGACCGCCTTCGTCGCGAGCTTCAGGACCGGGGCGGGGCCGGTGATCGGCGTGCTCGCCGAATATGATGCGCTGCCCGGGCTGTCGCAGGCGGCGGTGCCGGTGCGCCAGCCGATGGGCGGCGATGCGGGCCATGGCTGCGGGCATAACCTGTTCGGCACGGCGTCCACCTATGCCGCGATCGCGGTCAAGGACTGGATGGTCAAGAACAAGGTGCAGGGCGAGATCCGCGTCTATGGCACGCCCGCCGAGGAAGGCGGGTCGGGCAAGGTCTATATGGTCCGCGACGGCCTGTTCAACGACGTCGACACCGTGCTGCACTGGCATCCGGGCAACGAGAATTCGGCCTCGCAGGCGCCCTCGCTCGCCAATATCAGCGGCAAGTTCCGCTTCCACGGCCAGTCGTCGCACGCCTCGGGCGCGCCCGAAAAGGGCCGGTCCGCGCTCGACGCGGTCGAGGGCATGGACATGATGGTCAACATGATGCGCGAGCACATCCCCGACCACACCCGCATCCACTATGTCATCACCAACGGCGGCAAGGCGCCCAACGTCGTGCCCGATGAGGCCGAGGTCTATTACTACGTCCGCGACCAGGACCCCGAGATCGTCAAGTCGGTGATGGAGCGTGTCAAGAAGGCCGCGCAGGGCGCCGCTATGGGCACCGAGACGACGGTCGATTTCGAACAGACCGGCGGCGTCTACAGCCTGTTGTCGAACGAAGTGCTGATGAAGGCGATGGACCGCGGCCTGCACGCCGCGGGCGGGATCACCTGGACGCCCGAGGAAACCGCGTTCGCCACGCAGCTGCAGAAGTCGATGCCCGCCGGCGCGCCCCCGCTGACCAGCGTGTCGCAGATCGAACCGGCGCAACTCGAGACCAAGGCGATCGGCGGTTCGACCGACGTGTCCGACGTCAGCTGGGTCACGCCCACGGTCGGCCTGTCGACCGCGACCTTCGTGCCGGGGTCGGCGGGCCATAGCTGGCAGAACGTCGCCGCCGCGGGGTCGAGCATCGGGGTGAAGGGCGCGATTGTCGCCACCAAGACGCTGGCGCTGACCGCAGCCGAACTGTTCCGCAACCCGGCCGAGATCGCCGCCGCCAAGGCGGAGTTCGAGAAGCGGCGGGGACCGAACTTCACCTACAAGGCGATGCTCGGTGACCGCAAGCCGCCGCTCGATTATCGCAAGAGCCCCTCGGAGTAA
- a CDS encoding TonB-dependent receptor domain-containing protein codes for MVARGITRAFLIGSCASIALIAGAAHAQSTVPTAPPASVEPEQDSNAPPEEITVTGSRIARSDYVANSPIVSLSTDTLENTGRVTVEAALTQMPQFAGAFGQGNTGSTSTGLNGGQANASLRGLGSKRTLILMDGRRLQPSNPDGSVDLNTIPEALIENIEVITGGASTTYGSDATAGVVNFRLRRNFKGLELNGQTGVSNYGDGNTYRITATAGSVFADERGHAVLSVDYTRRDTAQQAERDYFTFRTSTPGLSTIPQGNAIFGSNLPTLAAVNSVFVGQYGTRALTGNAAGRYTGQIGFNTDQTLFSTAGVPVLNYRDPQTDEAYIVNSGTNSQQVNFGYNGGSIQADLDRYSVFGKVDYDVTDDIKAFTQFSYTTYSSTGITNPTLASNVYGLTVPTTNPFITPAFRSILASRPTPNAPFTFYKALSILGPRIQTYEYDVYQITAGLSGKIGVRDWTWDLYANTSRAKFDNSQTGGASAGAVSRLLNSPTGGTELCAGGFNPFGNVTPSQECIAYISRRTLNTNELKQRTVEGNIQGGLARLPAGELRFAVGADYRENSYAFQPDSQLSLPDGTSDILGYSVLRAASGKVKVGEAYGELLVPLLHDIPLIQQFDLDLGYRYSNYNSVGGVHAYKADANWQVFDALRLRGGYNRAIRAPSVGELYAPVSTGSVAIGSPAATTSTGDPCDVRSSYRVGANGTQVRALCLAQGIPTAIIDSYQLGTAQVFALTGGNPDLQEEIADTYSAGGVIQSPFSSPVFRNMSLSVDYYRIGIKQAVGPLSIAQAFQFCFNSGGNNPTYAASNYYCSLISRNTGNGVPVNPLQPLLNLGTFKVRGIDVQFDWKVNLSDIGLGGNAGTIALNTAVSYLESFKIQALPGAPSYDYAGSIGTGVETTAGLAHPEWKSVTSFSYSVGGATLGVRWRYIDNMIASAKVVNPASTTRGVDAYNVFDLNARFETGEKTEFRMGVTNAFNKKPPQVGDTEANYDAQNYDVIGRYFFLGITKKF; via the coding sequence ATGGTTGCACGGGGTATCACGCGCGCGTTTCTCATTGGCAGCTGCGCGTCCATCGCGCTGATCGCGGGCGCGGCGCACGCGCAGAGCACGGTGCCGACCGCACCGCCCGCGAGCGTCGAGCCCGAACAGGACAGCAACGCGCCCCCCGAAGAGATCACGGTCACCGGATCGCGAATCGCGCGGTCCGACTATGTCGCCAACAGCCCGATCGTCTCGCTGTCCACCGACACGCTCGAGAATACCGGCCGCGTCACCGTCGAAGCCGCGCTGACGCAGATGCCGCAATTCGCCGGCGCGTTCGGCCAGGGCAATACCGGCAGCACCAGCACCGGGCTCAACGGCGGCCAGGCGAATGCCAGCCTTCGCGGGCTGGGGTCGAAGCGCACGCTGATCCTGATGGACGGCCGCCGCCTGCAGCCGTCCAACCCCGACGGCTCGGTCGATCTCAACACCATTCCCGAAGCGCTGATCGAGAATATCGAGGTCATCACCGGCGGCGCCTCGACCACCTATGGTTCCGACGCGACTGCGGGCGTCGTCAACTTCCGCCTGCGCCGCAACTTCAAGGGACTGGAGCTCAACGGCCAGACCGGCGTCAGCAACTATGGCGACGGCAACACCTATCGCATCACCGCGACCGCAGGCTCCGTCTTCGCCGACGAGCGCGGCCATGCGGTGCTGTCGGTCGACTATACCCGCCGCGATACCGCGCAGCAGGCCGAGCGCGACTATTTCACCTTCCGCACGTCGACGCCGGGCCTCAGCACGATCCCGCAGGGCAACGCGATCTTCGGCAGCAACCTGCCGACGCTCGCCGCGGTCAATTCGGTGTTCGTCGGGCAATATGGCACGCGCGCGCTGACCGGCAACGCCGCGGGCCGCTACACCGGGCAGATCGGGTTCAACACCGACCAGACGCTGTTCAGCACCGCGGGCGTGCCCGTGCTCAACTACCGCGACCCGCAGACCGACGAGGCCTATATCGTCAACAGCGGCACCAACAGCCAGCAGGTCAATTTCGGCTATAACGGGGGATCGATCCAGGCCGATCTCGATCGCTATTCGGTGTTCGGCAAGGTCGACTACGACGTCACCGACGACATCAAGGCGTTCACCCAGTTCAGCTACACGACCTACAGCTCGACGGGCATCACCAACCCGACTTTGGCCTCGAACGTGTACGGGCTGACCGTGCCGACGACCAATCCGTTCATCACGCCCGCCTTCCGCTCGATCCTCGCGTCGCGGCCAACGCCGAACGCGCCCTTCACCTTCTACAAGGCGCTCAGCATTTTGGGGCCGCGCATCCAGACCTACGAGTATGACGTCTACCAGATCACCGCCGGGCTTTCGGGCAAGATCGGCGTGCGCGACTGGACCTGGGACCTCTATGCCAACACCAGCCGCGCGAAGTTCGACAATTCGCAGACCGGCGGCGCCAGCGCCGGCGCGGTCTCGCGCCTGCTCAACAGCCCGACCGGCGGGACCGAGCTGTGCGCGGGCGGGTTCAACCCGTTCGGCAACGTCACCCCGTCGCAGGAATGCATCGCCTACATCTCGCGCCGCACGCTCAACACCAACGAACTGAAGCAGCGCACCGTCGAGGGCAATATCCAGGGCGGCCTTGCCCGCCTGCCGGCCGGCGAACTGCGCTTCGCGGTCGGCGCGGATTACCGCGAGAATTCCTACGCCTTCCAGCCGGACTCGCAGCTGTCGCTGCCCGACGGCACCAGCGATATCCTCGGCTACAGCGTGCTCCGCGCGGCCAGCGGCAAGGTCAAGGTCGGCGAGGCGTATGGCGAGCTGCTCGTGCCGTTGCTGCACGACATCCCGCTGATCCAGCAGTTCGATCTCGATCTCGGCTATCGCTATTCCAACTACAATTCCGTCGGTGGCGTGCACGCGTACAAGGCGGATGCGAACTGGCAGGTGTTCGACGCGCTGCGGCTGCGCGGCGGCTATAACCGCGCGATCCGCGCGCCGAGCGTGGGCGAGCTCTACGCCCCCGTCTCGACGGGCAGCGTCGCGATCGGCAGCCCGGCAGCGACGACCTCGACCGGCGATCCGTGCGACGTGCGCTCGTCCTACCGCGTCGGCGCGAACGGCACTCAGGTCCGCGCGCTCTGCCTCGCACAGGGCATCCCGACCGCGATCATCGACAGCTATCAGCTCGGCACCGCACAGGTGTTCGCGCTGACCGGCGGCAATCCCGACCTGCAGGAAGAAATCGCCGACACCTATTCGGCGGGCGGGGTGATCCAGTCGCCCTTCTCGTCGCCGGTGTTCCGCAACATGTCGCTGTCGGTCGACTACTACCGCATCGGCATCAAGCAGGCGGTCGGGCCGCTCTCGATCGCGCAGGCGTTCCAGTTCTGCTTCAACTCGGGCGGCAACAATCCGACCTACGCGGCCAGCAATTACTATTGCTCGCTGATCTCGCGCAACACCGGGAACGGCGTTCCGGTCAACCCGCTCCAGCCCTTGCTCAACCTCGGGACGTTCAAGGTGCGCGGCATCGACGTGCAGTTCGACTGGAAGGTCAACCTGTCCGACATCGGGCTTGGCGGCAATGCCGGCACGATCGCGCTCAACACCGCGGTGTCGTATCTGGAGTCGTTCAAGATCCAGGCGCTGCCGGGCGCGCCCAGCTACGACTATGCCGGCAGCATCGGTACCGGCGTCGAGACCACGGCCGGCCTCGCGCACCCCGAATGGAAGTCGGTGACCTCGTTCAGCTATTCGGTCGGCGGCGCGACGCTGGGCGTCCGCTGGCGGTATATCGACAACATGATCGCCTCGGCCAAGGTGGTGAACCCCGCGAGCACCACGCGCGGCGTCGACGCCTATAACGTGTTCGACCTGAACGCACGGTTCGAGACCGGCGAGAAGACCGAGTTCCGGATGGGCGTCACCAATGCGTTCAACAAGAAGCCGCCGCAGGTCGGCGATACCGAGGCCAATTACGACGCGCAGAACTACGACGTGATCGGCCGCTACTTCTTCCTCGGCATCACCAAGAAGTTCTGA
- a CDS encoding M14 family metallopeptidase, which yields MSKTMLLLGVGLFALANAASAEPISPKVGTITAPSEAFAQEPGSDYFLANYDAYEAYLKKLATQSDRMKLVDIGKSAEGRTMWVAIVSAPANLAKLDHYKDIARKLAKAEVKTEAEAQALATEGKAIVWIDAGMHASETVTTQSQIHVLYRMLTGTDAETMRVLNDEIVLFGQDNPDGLQLIADWYMRNPVKTDREFRTIPRLYQKYIGHDNNRDSFMVQMPETEAVNRQLFREWFPQIVFNQHQTGPAGMVVFVPPFRDPFNYNYNPIVMTELQEVGSAMHSRLVSEEKGGSGMRSAAPYSTWHNGMERSVAYFHNSIGLLTEIIGGPTPEKIPLIADTQLARSDEPLPIAPGDWHLKDSLEYQWSLDRAVMDYASRNRERLLMNIWRMGHQAIAKGNTDSWTTTPKRVDALKEAGKDAKADEGYVGYNSRAREGMVASSLYASVLKDPAKRDPRGYVLSPEQRDMPTTITFLNALIKNGVDVDRATAPFTAGGKRYPAGSYVVKTAQAYRPHVIDMFEPQDHPHDAEYPGGPPKAPYDITGYTLAYQMGVTFDRVLDGFSGAFERVPDLMTVAPGRVIGAGKAGWLVGHEANNAFLLTNRLLKAGVPVSWIEPETKAGGKTLAPGAIWVPASPAASGILASSTRQLGIDAYAVAKAPTGAKLALKPVRVGLVDRYGGVIAAGWTRWVLEQYEFPFSVVYPQELDAGNLNAKYDVLLFADGTVPSTAGGPYPGGYRFGMPDAKTIPAEYRGWLGEVTPEKTLPSVAAFAKAGGTVVTVGSANRLATLLDPQIQPALVTKKPDGTLAALDKKAFYIPGAILSAKVDPRQPLAYGMTPTVDIFFDESQPFTLSGTAAKKVAWFEGPAPLRSGWAVGQQRLNGTVAVTDVDLGRGKLFAMGPEVTQRAQPYATFKLLFNGLIYGPAVAATR from the coding sequence ATGTCGAAGACCATGTTGCTGCTGGGCGTGGGCCTGTTCGCGCTCGCAAATGCCGCTTCCGCCGAACCGATCAGCCCCAAGGTCGGCACGATCACCGCGCCGTCCGAAGCCTTCGCGCAGGAGCCCGGCAGCGATTATTTCCTCGCGAATTACGACGCCTACGAAGCCTATCTGAAGAAGCTCGCGACGCAGTCCGACCGGATGAAGCTGGTCGATATCGGCAAGTCCGCCGAGGGGCGCACGATGTGGGTCGCGATCGTCAGCGCGCCCGCGAACCTGGCGAAGCTCGATCATTACAAGGACATCGCCCGGAAACTCGCCAAGGCGGAGGTGAAGACCGAGGCCGAGGCACAGGCGCTCGCGACCGAGGGCAAGGCGATCGTCTGGATCGACGCCGGCATGCACGCCAGCGAGACCGTCACGACGCAGAGCCAGATCCACGTCCTCTACCGCATGCTCACCGGCACCGATGCCGAGACGATGCGCGTGCTGAACGACGAGATCGTGCTGTTCGGGCAGGACAATCCCGACGGGCTGCAGCTGATCGCCGACTGGTACATGCGCAACCCGGTCAAGACCGACCGCGAATTCCGCACGATCCCGCGGCTGTACCAGAAGTATATCGGCCACGATAACAACCGCGACAGCTTCATGGTGCAGATGCCCGAGACCGAGGCGGTCAACCGGCAGCTGTTCCGTGAGTGGTTCCCGCAGATCGTCTTCAACCAGCACCAGACCGGCCCCGCGGGCATGGTCGTGTTCGTGCCGCCGTTCCGCGACCCCTTCAACTACAACTACAACCCGATCGTGATGACCGAATTGCAGGAGGTCGGCTCGGCGATGCACAGCCGGCTCGTGTCCGAGGAGAAGGGTGGCTCCGGCATGCGCAGCGCCGCACCCTATTCGACCTGGCACAACGGCATGGAACGCTCGGTCGCCTATTTCCACAACTCGATCGGGTTGCTGACCGAGATCATCGGCGGACCTACCCCTGAGAAGATCCCGCTGATCGCCGACACGCAACTCGCGCGCAGCGACGAGCCTTTGCCGATCGCGCCCGGCGACTGGCATCTGAAGGACAGCCTCGAATATCAATGGTCGCTCGACCGCGCGGTGATGGACTATGCGTCGCGCAACCGCGAACGGTTGCTGATGAACATCTGGCGGATGGGCCATCAGGCGATCGCCAAGGGCAACACCGACAGCTGGACGACCACGCCCAAGCGGGTCGACGCGCTGAAGGAAGCGGGCAAGGACGCCAAGGCCGACGAGGGCTATGTCGGCTACAACAGCCGCGCCAGGGAGGGGATGGTCGCCTCGTCGCTCTACGCGAGCGTGCTCAAGGACCCGGCGAAGCGCGACCCGCGCGGCTATGTCCTCTCGCCCGAGCAGCGCGACATGCCGACGACGATCACATTCCTCAACGCGCTGATCAAGAACGGCGTCGACGTCGACCGCGCGACCGCGCCCTTCACCGCGGGCGGCAAACGCTATCCCGCGGGCTCCTATGTCGTGAAGACCGCGCAGGCCTATCGTCCGCACGTCATCGACATGTTCGAGCCGCAGGATCATCCGCACGACGCGGAGTATCCCGGCGGCCCGCCCAAGGCGCCGTACGACATCACCGGCTATACGCTCGCCTACCAGATGGGCGTGACGTTCGACCGCGTGCTCGACGGCTTTTCGGGCGCGTTCGAACGCGTGCCCGACCTGATGACGGTGGCGCCCGGTCGCGTGATCGGCGCGGGCAAGGCGGGCTGGCTCGTCGGGCACGAGGCGAACAACGCCTTCCTGCTGACCAACCGCCTGCTCAAGGCCGGCGTGCCGGTATCCTGGATCGAACCCGAGACGAAGGCCGGCGGCAAGACGCTGGCGCCGGGCGCGATCTGGGTCCCGGCGTCGCCTGCCGCGAGCGGTATCCTCGCCTCGTCGACCCGGCAGCTCGGGATCGACGCCTATGCGGTGGCCAAGGCGCCCACGGGGGCGAAGCTCGCGTTGAAACCGGTCCGCGTGGGTCTGGTCGACCGCTATGGCGGGGTGATCGCCGCCGGCTGGACGCGCTGGGTGCTCGAGCAATACGAGTTCCCGTTCAGCGTCGTCTATCCGCAGGAGCTCGACGCGGGGAACCTCAACGCGAAATACGACGTGCTGCTGTTCGCCGACGGCACCGTGCCGTCGACCGCGGGCGGGCCGTATCCGGGCGGCTATCGGTTCGGCATGCCCGATGCGAAGACGATCCCCGCCGAGTATCGCGGCTGGCTGGGCGAGGTGACGCCCGAGAAGACGCTGCCGTCGGTCGCCGCGTTCGCGAAGGCGGGCGGTACCGTCGTCACGGTCGGCAGCGCGAACCGGCTGGCCACGCTGCTCGATCCGCAAATCCAGCCTGCGCTGGTGACGAAGAAGCCCGACGGCACGCTCGCCGCGCTCGACAAGAAGGCGTTCTACATCCCCGGCGCGATCCTGTCGGCGAAGGTCGATCCGCGCCAGCCGCTCGCCTACGGGATGACGCCGACGGTCGACATCTTCTTCGACGAAAGCCAGCCGTTCACGCTCTCGGGCACCGCGGCGAAGAAGGTCGCGTGGTTTGAGGGCCCCGCGCCGCTGCGCAGCGGCTGGGCGGTCGGTCAGCAGCGGCTGAACGGCACCGTCGCGGTCACCGACGTCGATCTCGGCCGCGGGAAACTGTTCGCGATGGGCCCCGAGGTCACGCAGCGCGCGCAGCCCTATGCGACGTTCAAGCTGCTGTTCAACGGGTTGATCTACGGGCCGGCGGTGGCGGCGACGCGGTAG
- a CDS encoding 2OG-Fe(II) oxygenase family protein codes for MIPSAAMEQARQAKAAGDLRGAAALYARAAVERPDSTVAEHNLASTLGDLGDFAGAAAASARAIAKGSTAPETWLVHARALQGTGALDAAEAAFLRAIGRRPDYATAHRDLAQLRWMRTADVGAALAAIDSARVPALASVEAVVLLSAGEPARAAAVLDRAIARAPDAALHLLAANARAALGDAAGQLVQATAALRLAPASTDTAKAVVEALLHVGRIAEGAGLAERIAQAAPDDQGVIALLATAWRLLGDPRYTGLCEDPALISTRGIEVPPGWSSLDAFLADLAASLRERHAWRTHPLDQSLRHGSQTQEDLSQVDHPVLRALFAALDAPIRAHLAQLGTGGDPVRRRNTGGYRFAGAWSVLLRPGGYHTDHVHPRGWLSSAFHVDLPETVAQRPQGWLAFGRPGVPTTPALPPTRHVRPVPGQLILFPSYLWHGTEPFSGDAPRLTVAFDLLPG; via the coding sequence GTGATCCCCTCCGCCGCGATGGAGCAGGCGCGGCAGGCCAAGGCCGCGGGCGACCTGCGCGGCGCGGCGGCGCTGTACGCGCGCGCCGCGGTCGAGCGGCCCGACAGCACGGTCGCGGAGCATAATCTCGCCTCGACGCTGGGCGACCTCGGCGATTTCGCCGGTGCGGCGGCGGCGTCGGCGCGGGCGATCGCGAAGGGATCGACCGCGCCCGAGACCTGGCTGGTCCACGCGCGCGCGCTGCAGGGGACGGGCGCGCTCGACGCGGCGGAGGCGGCCTTCCTGCGCGCGATCGGACGGCGCCCGGACTATGCGACCGCGCACCGCGACCTGGCCCAGCTGCGGTGGATGCGGACCGCGGATGTCGGTGCCGCGCTCGCCGCGATCGATAGCGCGCGCGTGCCCGCGCTCGCGTCGGTCGAGGCGGTCGTGCTGCTGAGCGCGGGCGAGCCGGCACGCGCCGCCGCGGTGCTAGATCGCGCGATCGCGCGCGCACCGGATGCGGCGTTGCACCTGCTCGCGGCGAATGCGCGAGCGGCGCTGGGCGACGCCGCGGGGCAGTTGGTGCAGGCCACCGCCGCGCTGCGACTGGCGCCCGCGTCGACCGATACCGCCAAGGCCGTCGTCGAGGCCTTGCTGCACGTCGGCCGCATCGCCGAGGGGGCCGGCCTGGCGGAACGGATCGCGCAGGCGGCACCTGACGACCAAGGCGTGATCGCGCTGCTTGCCACGGCGTGGCGCCTGCTCGGCGATCCGCGGTATACTGGGCTGTGCGAGGATCCCGCGCTCATTTCGACGCGCGGTATCGAGGTGCCGCCGGGCTGGTCCTCGCTCGACGCTTTCCTCGCCGATCTCGCCGCCAGCCTGCGCGAGCGCCACGCTTGGCGGACGCATCCGCTCGACCAGTCGCTGCGCCATGGCAGCCAGACGCAGGAGGACTTGAGCCAGGTCGACCACCCCGTGCTGCGCGCGCTGTTCGCCGCGCTCGATGCGCCGATCCGCGCGCACCTGGCGCAACTGGGGACGGGCGGCGATCCGGTGCGGCGGCGGAACACGGGTGGCTACCGGTTCGCCGGTGCCTGGTCGGTGCTGTTGCGACCCGGCGGCTATCACACCGACCATGTCCACCCGCGCGGCTGGCTGTCGTCCGCCTTCCATGTCGACCTTCCCGAGACGGTCGCGCAGCGTCCGCAGGGGTGGCTGGCGTTCGGACGGCCCGGCGTGCCGACCACGCCCGCGCTGCCGCCGACCCGGCATGTCCGCCCGGTCCCGGGACAACTCATCCTGTTCCCCTCCTATCTCTGGCACGGCACCGAACCCTTTTCGGGCGATGCGCCGCGTCTCACCGTGGCGTTCGATCTGTTGCCCGGCTGA
- a CDS encoding amidohydrolase has protein sequence MTMIRLLLTGCAMMAGIGAASADPASDRATIDAQIEKNYAGLDALYRDIHTHPELGTQETRTAALLAGRMKALGFTVTEKVGGTGVVAIYRNGAGPTVMVRTELDGLPMEEKTGLPYASREQAQFEGKTSFVAQSCGHDVHMAAWVGTAQALLAMKGQWKGTLMFIAQPAEETLVGAKAMLDAGLFTRFAKPDYGFAAHVGSGEAGTVLVKDGVTSSNSDSLQVTFKGRGGHGSMPSATIDPIVMGAHFVTDVQSVISRQKDANAFGVVTVGAFQAGTVGNIIPDTAVLKLSLRSFDKDVRQLLLDGVKRTADASAAMSMAPAPEVKWLHGTAAVINDHALAERAAAALKAAGGDRVTYLPATAPGWSASEDWSAFVDAGVPSVYFTIGGYDAATLAAYKAKGEAVPSNHSPFFAPDHDKAIRTGIRTLSLAVLMVTQAK, from the coding sequence ATGACAATGATCCGGCTGCTGCTCACGGGATGTGCGATGATGGCGGGGATCGGCGCGGCCTCGGCCGATCCGGCGAGCGACCGCGCGACGATCGATGCGCAGATCGAGAAGAACTACGCCGGGCTCGATGCGCTCTACCGCGACATCCACACGCACCCCGAGCTCGGCACGCAGGAGACGCGCACCGCGGCGTTGCTGGCGGGCCGGATGAAGGCGCTGGGTTTCACCGTGACCGAGAAGGTCGGCGGCACCGGCGTCGTCGCGATCTACAGGAACGGCGCCGGGCCGACGGTGATGGTGCGCACCGAACTCGACGGGCTGCCGATGGAGGAGAAGACCGGGCTTCCCTATGCCAGCCGCGAGCAGGCGCAGTTCGAGGGCAAGACGAGCTTCGTCGCGCAGAGCTGTGGCCATGACGTCCACATGGCCGCCTGGGTTGGTACCGCGCAGGCGCTGCTGGCGATGAAGGGCCAGTGGAAGGGCACGCTGATGTTCATCGCGCAACCCGCCGAGGAGACGCTGGTCGGCGCGAAGGCGATGCTCGACGCCGGGCTGTTCACGCGCTTCGCCAAGCCCGATTACGGTTTCGCCGCGCATGTCGGATCGGGTGAGGCCGGGACCGTGCTGGTCAAGGACGGCGTCACCAGTTCCAACTCGGACAGCCTGCAGGTCACCTTCAAGGGGCGCGGCGGGCACGGCTCGATGCCCAGCGCGACGATCGACCCGATCGTGATGGGCGCGCATTTCGTCACCGACGTGCAGAGTGTGATCAGCCGGCAGAAGGACGCGAATGCGTTTGGCGTCGTCACCGTCGGGGCATTCCAAGCGGGAACCGTCGGCAACATCATCCCCGATACCGCAGTGCTGAAACTCAGCCTCAGGTCGTTCGACAAGGACGTCCGCCAGCTGTTGCTCGACGGCGTCAAGCGCACCGCGGATGCATCGGCGGCGATGTCGATGGCACCGGCCCCCGAGGTGAAGTGGCTGCACGGCACCGCTGCGGTGATCAACGACCATGCGCTCGCCGAGCGCGCGGCGGCAGCGCTCAAGGCCGCGGGTGGCGACCGGGTCACCTATCTGCCCGCGACCGCGCCCGGCTGGTCGGCGAGCGAGGACTGGTCGGCGTTCGTCGATGCGGGCGTCCCCTCGGTCTATTTCACGATCGGCGGCTACGACGCCGCGACGCTCGCCGCCTACAAGGCCAAGGGCGAGGCAGTGCCGAGCAACCATTCGCCCTTCTTCGCGCCCGATCACGACAAGGCGATCCGCACCGGGATCCGTACCCTGTCGCTCGCGGTGCTGATGGTGACGCAGGCCAAGTGA